The DNA sequence TAGGCCATCGGGTTTTCACGCGGTTCGCCCGACTTCGCGCCGACGGTGTGCAGGATCAACATGTCGAACTGCGCCAGAAAGCCATCAACGGCGCCGTTCTCGCGAATCTGGCTCATCACGCTGGCATGAAAGTCGTTGGGGTTCGTTTCGGTCATGACCTGTGCAATGTCAATCTAACTGACACTATTCCCGACGACGAGTGAAATCCTCGACAAGTCCCTCGACAAACCCGTCGTCAACCGCCTCCCCCGTCACGATCACGCGGTAGTACAGGGGCGCCACCAACAGTTCGGCCAGACGAGCGACATGCACGCCGTCGGACAGCTCCCCTCGCCGCACCGCACGAGCGATCGGAATCTGGTCGCGCGCCTGCTGTTCGCGCAGATAGCGAGCCCGGAACGCATCCGCGAGCTGCGGATCATGCTGCGACTGGCCAATGAGGGCCCGGAACACCGCACCCGCGTCATCGGTCGTCAGGAACCGCGCGGTGGCACCCAGGTGGTGCCGCAGGTCGGCCTCGAGGCTGCCCAGATCGGGCGGATCCAACTGCGAAGCGGCATCTTCCAGGAAGACGTCCATCAGCACCTCCGCCTTGGAACTCCACCATCGATAGACGGTCTGCTTGGCCACACCCGCGGCCTTGGCAATGCCTTCCATGGTCACTCCGGCATAGCCCTTGGCGACCAGCAGATCGTCGGCAGCGTGAATAACGGCCTCACGCGCGGTCTCGCTGCGGCCATGCCGGTTTCCGAAATGACGGCGCGCGTCGTCAGCCTCGCGGGGCTTCGCCGTCTCACTCACAGTGACCATCGAATCATCACCCTAGACTAGACGAGACGTTGCGTCTATTCTAAATGGCATGACAACGACACTCCATGAACCCGAATTCGCCACGATTGTGGGCCGCCTCTTCGAGAACGCCTCGCACGATGCACCCCCCGTCGACCGGGACACCTTCCACAAGAAGTCCGTCGAGGAGCGCGTCGAGCTGTTCCAGAACACCTACGTGCCCGTCGCACCCGATGCCGGGCGGCTCCTCTACAGCCTGGTCCGTGCCACCAAGCCGAACACCATCGTCGAGTACGGGCTGTCGTACGGAATCTCGACCCTGCATTCGGCCGCCGCGGTTCGCGACAACGGTTTCGGCCGCATCATCACCACCGAAATGAACACCACGAAGATTGCCGCCTCACGCGCGACCTTCGCCGAGGCCGGGGTGTCCGACCTCATCACCATCCTGGAGGGTGATGCCCGCGAGACGCTGAAGACGATTGATGGACCGATCGAGTTCCTGCTGCTAGACGGCTGGCCCGACCTCGACCTGCCAATTCTCAAGATCCTCGAGGACAAGCTGGCGCCGGGCGCACTGGTCATCGCGGACAACGTCGGATTCGAAAGCAGCAAGCCGTATTTGGAATACATCCGTACCCCGGAGAACGGCTACGTGAGCGTGGCTTCACCCATCGGGGAATGCATGGAGCTCAGCTGCCGTTGTGCGTAACGGCGCAATCTCACAGAAGCGTTGGCGGCGGTCGTCTCGCCAAAGTCTCCCGCCGCCAACGCCTTCAGAACCACTCCAGGAAGGTGTGGCATGTCCAAATCTACTCTCGGCCTGACGGCCGCGGCGTGCACTTCGTTCGCATTGCTGTGTGCGGCGCCCGCATCCGCGGGACCCAAATCACCTCAGACACCCAGCGAACTCGGCGCCGAGCTCCAATCACAGGGCTATAAAGTTCAGTACGAGCGAATCGGCAACTGTGCCTTGGATGCCGGATCGGTTGTCGGCACCCGGATCGGCCCGGCGGTCTGGGCGGATACCACCACGCAGACCAAGGCCGGTGGCGGCGTCGGCGACGGTGCCGGCACCCGCGGAGGTGTCACCTGGAGCCATGACGTGGACCACCAGATCGCCTACATCACGGTGGCGTGCAAACGCGCGGCCAAATGATCCACGCCGTGCACGAGATCCGGTCGCGATGGCAGCGGCATGGTTGGCAAATAATCAGGTGCGCCAGCGGCCCCGGGGAATTAGCATGCCTGAAATCGTCAGTGCCACAGGGTAGCTGGGGACGCCCGGAGCGGAGGACTTCGCAGCTTCTATGCTAGCGACGTGCGCACGACCGAGACCAGGCCCACCATTCGGGTCAGTGCTGTCGTACTACGGAACGACCGCGGCGCGGTCCTGACTGTCCGCAAGCGCGGCAGCACCCGCTTCATGCTGCCCGGAGGTAAGCCCGACGCGGGTGAGAGCGCCGCGCAGACCGCGGTGCGCGAGGTCCGTGAAGAGCTCTCGGTGCATCTGGAACCGGCGGCCCTGCAACCGGTCGGAGTCTTCAGAGCCGCGGCCGCGAACGAACCCGGATTCGATGTCGAGTCGACAGTCTTCGAGCATCCACCGGTATCGGTCAGCCAACCCGCCGCCGAGATCGAAGAACTGCGTTGGCAGTCACTCGATGAGCCCTACCCCACAGACCTGGCGCCGCTGCTCGCGGAGCACGTGCTCCCCACCCTGTCCGGGAAGCGACCGCGGCCATAGCGCCCCGGGGCGACCGCGGCCATAGCGCCCAGGGGCGCCCGCCGCAGGTACTACAGGGTTGCGTCCAGTTGCCCTAGCCGGTCGGTAAGCCTCAAATTCTCCGAGTAGTCAACCGGGCAGGCGATCAGTGAGACGCCATCATCGTCAAGGGCGGCTTGCAGCGTCGGCTGTAATTGGTCGGCGGCGGTGATGCGATAGCCCTTGGCTCCAAAGCTCTCCGCGTAGGAAACGATATCGGGGTTGGTGAACGAGACGTGATGGTGTTCGCCAAGTTCTAGGTCCATCTTCCACTCAATGAGCCCGTAGCCACCGTCCTCCCAGATCAGCACCACCAGCGGGATCTGCTCGCGTACGGCAGTCTCGATCTCCTGCGAGTTCATCAGGAACGCCCCGTCACCCGCGACGGCCAGCACCTTCACACCGGGGCGGGCGAGCTTGACGCCAATTGCTCCGGGCAGTGCGAAACCCATGGTGGACAGACCGTTAGAGACAAGACAGGTATTGGGCTCGTACGTCGGGTAAAGGCGCGCCATCCACATCTTGGTGGCGCCGGTATCGACTAGCACGATGTCACTGCGGCCCAACGTGGCCCTGATGTCAGCCACAATCCGCTGCGGGGCCATGGGGAAACGCGAATCCTGCTGTCCTCGAGAAAATTCCTCTACAAGCAGGGCGGATCCAGGAGCGGAGGCACAGTCGAACCGATGCCCGGCCAGTGCGTCGGTAAGCGCGTTTACCGACGCACTGATATCACCGATGATTCCCACCGACACCGAGTAGTGTGCGTCGACCTCGGCCGGGAACCTGTGGATGTGGATGATCTCCTTGTCGCCGAGTGGGTTGATCCGTACGGGGTCGAACTCTTGCAGCTCATACCCCACCGCAACGATCACATCGGCCTGCTCAAAGCCGAAATTGGCGTAGTCGCGCCGCATAAAGCCGACCGTCCCCATGCTATTGGGGTGATCATCGGGCATCGCACCCTTACCGTGGAAGGTATTGGCTACTGGCACGCCAAGCCCCTCGGAGAACCTCATGAGTGCGGCGGTCGCCCCACCACGGGCGGCGCCGTGACCGGCCAGCACCACCGGCCGATGCGCTCGCCGCAGGATGTCGACCGCCCGTTGCACCTGGCCGGCCATCGGCGCTTCTGCATGTACCACATTGCGCGGCAACGGATTCAGTTCATATTCGGCGCTATCGGCGTCGATGTTTTCGGGCACCGCCAGAAAGACGGCCGCCGGCCGTTCGGTCTCCGCGAGTTTGAATGCCTTACGGAACATTTCTGGGATCGCCCGGGCCGTGGGAACGCCGTCCGCCCAGCGGGTAATCGGACGGAACATCGCCACAAGGTCTACGTACTGATGGGATTCCTTGTAGGCCCGGTCCTGCCCCACCTGCGCAGAGATAGCGACCAGGGGCGTGCTGTTGGTCGATGCGTCGGCGACCCCCAGCTGCAGGTTGATCGCACCGGGACCCAACGTGGCAGAAACCACCCCGGCCCGCCCCGTGACCCTGCCGTACATCTCCGCCATGAATGCCGCGCCCTGCTCATGGCGAGTGAGGATGTAGCGGATATCCGACGCCGCGAGCGCCTGGATGAACCGGATGTTCTCCTCCCCCGGTATCCCGAAGACCACGGAAACGCCCTCATTCTCCAAACACTTCACCATTAATTGGGCAGCTGTGCTCATCTTCCCTACGGTAGTGGCACGCTAGAGACATGCCTATCGCAACGATCAACCCGGCCAGCGGAGAGACGATCAAGACCTTCGTACCGGCGTCCGATGAGGAAATCGACGCCGCCATCGGACGTGCACACGACCGGTTCAAGCAGTACCGCACAACGAGTTTCGCCGACCGAACCGCCTGGGCATTAGCTACAGCCGACCTCCTCGAGGCCGAGGCCGATGAGGTCGCCGCCCTGATGACGCTGGAAATGGGCAAGACTTTAGCCTCGGCAAGGGCCGAGGTGCTCAAGTGCGCCAAGGGATTCCGATTTTATGCCGAGAATGCCCCAGCCATGCTCGCCCCGGAATCGGCCGATGCGTCTGCCATCAACGCATCACGCGCCTACGCCCAGTACCAGCCCCTGGGGGTGATACTGGCCGTGATGCCGTGGAACTTCCCCCTTTGGCAGGCGGTGAGATTCGCGGCGCCCGCACTCATGGCAGGCAACGTGGGCCTGCTCAAACATGCGTCGAACGTGCCACAGTCCGCGCTGTATCTCGCCGATGTGATCGCTCGCGGCGGATTCCCCGACGGCTGCTTCCAGACACTGCTGGTGCCATCGGGTGCGGTCGAACGGATTCTTCGTGACCCGCGAGTGGCTGCCGCCACGCTCACCGGAAGCGAACCGGCGGGGCGCTCGGTGGCCGCGATTGCCGGCGATGAAGTGAAACCCACTGTTCTCGAGCTCGGCGGCAGCGACCCGTTTATCGTAATGCCGTCGGCGGACCTTGAGCGGGCCGTCTCGACCGCGGTCACGGCCAGAGTCCAGAACAATGGCCAATCCTGTATCGCCGCGAAGAGATTCATCGCCCATCGCGATATCTACGACGACTTCCTGTCCAGGTTTGTCGACAAAATGGCTGCCTTACGCGTCGGCGACCCGACGGATCCGGCCACCGAGGTCGGACCGTTGGCTACCGAGCAGGGCCGTGACGAGGTCGACAAGCAGGTCCAGCAGGCCCTCGCGGCCGGCGCCACCGTCCGCTGCGGCGGCGTACGCCCAGATGGCCCAGGGTGGTACTACCCGCCTACCGTCATCACCGATATCACCAAGGACATGCCGATATTTGGCGAGGAGGTGTTCGGTCCGGTCGCCTCGGTCTACCGCGCAACCGACATCGAGGAAGCAATCGAGATCGCCAACGCCACATCGTTCGGCCTCGGCGCCAACGCCTGGACTGGCGAAGAAGCCGAGCAACAACGCTTCATCAACGACCTCGACGCCGGACAGGTCTTCATCAACGGTATGACGGTGTCCTACCCGGAGGTTCCATTCGGCGGCATCAAACGCTCGGGGTACGGCCGCGAACTCTCGGCCCATGGCATCCGCGAGTTCTGCAATATCAAGACGGTCTGGATCGCCTGAGCGGGCAGCACTGGTCCCTGAAAGGCAGAAGGCCCCCCGAACATTCGGGGGGTCTTCTCTTCTTGTGGAGCTGCCGGGAATTGAACCCGGGTCCAACGGCCGTTCATTAAGGCTTCTCCGTGCGCAGTTCGCTATGCCTCTACTTGGATCTCTCGGTCTCGCGAACAAGCCGAGATGACGATCCCAGTCGCTGTTTGATTTCCCTACGGGTCCCGCGACCGAACCCGTAGGTTTGTCCCTCTAGCTGATGCCAGGGTCCGGGCCGAGGGCGCTCCCGGTCTGACAGACACGCAGTCGCTTAGGCAGCGAGTGCGTAGTCGCGCTGATGAGAATCGGCGCTTAATTGGTTGCAATGACGCTTACGGTGGTCTCTTGCCTGCACCGGCACGCTTCCCTTAAGTCGAGACTCGCTGTCGAAACCTTTCAGCCCCGTCACCCCGCCGACCTTCGGTGGGACACTCCATCCTACCGCCGCATATCCACGAAGCCACCGAATTACCCGCCCGCGCCACGGTAGCGTGCTGGAAATCGCCAAACCTGGGGAGTCCACCATCATGCGCATGCTGCTGAGTGCTTACGCCGCCGTTATGGCCGGCGCCACCGTATTCGCTGCTCAGGCGTCTGCCGACCCGTCGGTACCCAACCTCGACGGCTACGCACCGGTCGAGCCCACCGCCTATGAGACGTACTCCGCATACGCCACGACGGGTGTGCAGTTCCTCACCCCCGACGGCCTGCGCTGCCGCATCACCTCAAACTCCCGGGCCACCGGCCTCGAGGGCACGTGCTGGGGCAAGCTGCCCGGCGTCGCGGGCGACGAGAACATCGCCACGGTGTCGCTCAACACCCCGGCCGCGAGCCTGACCCACATGCCCGATCTAGGCCAGCAGGAGATTGTCGCGCGGCCCGACGCGTCACCGGCCGGCCCGGCGCCCGTTGACCCCAGCGCCTACCACCCGCTGGCCTCTGGACAGAAGATCACCTACGGCCTCAGGGCCACCGACAAGATGATCACGTGCGCCGTAAGCGATCAACGCGAGACGATCTGCGTACTGCCCAACAATTTCACCGGCGACAGTCCGCACGGATTCGTGCTGTCCCCCGCCGGCAGCCGGGCCTTCTAGCCGTCGCCGAGACCGAGGTTGTGGCGAAAAGATGCGAGACGAATCAGCCACAACCTCGGTCTCGGCACAAGCGGGGAGCGGAGCCTTCTAGCGCGCGTCCTCGAGCACCTGCAAGGCGGCGTTGTATCCGGGGATGAAAGAAATCGCTGGTCCACCATGACATCCCGCACTCCCGAGGTATAGACCCTCGACGGGCAACGGATGATCGCGGTATCCGCGTGGCCCCGGCCTGTTGACTCCGATTTGGTCGGCGTGAACTAACCCGAAGCAATAGTCGCCACCCGGCGCTCCGAACATGGTGCCCATGTGCCGGGGCGTGAATGTGGTGTGCCGCAGCACGATGTCCTCGAAATTGGGAGCCAGCCGGGAAATCTTGTCGATGACCCGCTGCCCCATCTCCGCCTTCATCTCGCCATACCGGGCATGCTCTGTCTCGACCGGAAACCACAGGGCGAACGCCGAGGCCGCGTACTTGCCCTCCGGCGCCAGCTGCCGATCGTGCAGGGACGGGATCTGGAACACCACAGCGGGATCGGCGGGCACGATCCCCCGCCGACAGTCTTCCCACTGCGCCTGCAGCTCTTCGGGCGTGCTGTACATCCCGACGGTCGATTGCATTTGCGGATCATTCAGACTCTCGTACGGCGCGACGAACTCCGGCAGCGCCGCAAGAGCGAAATGCATCTGCAGATAGCTGCCACGGTGATCCACCCGCGCGAACCGGTCACGCTGATCCGGCGGAACCGCCGAGGAATCCAACATCTCCACCACGGTGAGATCGGGTGCGATACACGAAACGACCACCGGCGCGGTGATTGTCGATCCATCGTCCAAGGCGACTCCGGTCACCCGGCCATCCGCGGTGCGGATTTCGGTGACCTTGCTACGCAGTCGCACCTCTCCACCGTGTCCGACGAAGAGGTCATGCAGATGCGATGTCAACGCTCCAATGCCGCCGCGGAGCTTCTTCATCTGCAACGCGGTGGCATCCGGCATCGCCAACCCGAAGGCCAGTGCGGCTGCGCTACCAGGAGTTTCCGGACCTCGATAGGTCATGTTGAGCGCCAGGAATGCCAACATCCCGCGCAGCGCACCGTGTTTCTCCTTGTCGGGAAAATACCGGTCCAGCACGTCGGTCACCGACCCGAAGAGCATCTCGTTGATGCTGGCACGCTCGAATTCATTTGTCGCGCAGCCGTACATCTCGTCAAATGTCTTCGGCGGCAGTCCTACCTCGAATCGCCCCAATGCCCTCGTCGGCGCTTGACTCCACGCCATGATCCCCGCCATGCCGTTGACAGCCTCGGCTCCGTGCGCCTCGTTGAGATGGGTCAACAGCTTCATCGGATCGCTGTAGTAGATAACCGGATCGTCGCCGATTCCCCTGAGCGCCACAGAAACAACGTCCAGGTCGACCGACGGCAAGGTGTCGAGGCCAAGGTCGCGGCTCAGGACGGCGGATGTCGGAAACTGGACCGATCCGGCGATCTCGAATCGGTACCCGTCAAACAGCTCTACCGTCGAGGCCATGCCGCCGGAGTAGAGCTTGGCGTCCAGGCAGACCGTACGCAGCCCCGACTGCTGAAGTTTCGCCGCGGCGGTAAGCCCGTTATGCCCGGCGCCGATCACGATCGCTTCGAAGTCCGCCATCACGCCACGCTGACACGGCTCACCAAGTTTTGTCAATAGTGACAAAACTTGGTTTCAGGGCATATCGCCGATTCCCGCCTTCAAGAAATCCAGCGCGGTGCGACTCCGCCGCGTGAGCTCCTCGGGCGAATGGTCCTCGCCGAGCATCCACGCATCCATGGCACCGAAGACCGCCGCGGCAATACAGCGCGCCGTCACGGTATTGCGCAGGCGCACATCGGGATTGGCATCGCCGCCACCATCACGTATGAGATGCTCCTCGATCACCTCGGCGAATTCGGCCTCCACCTGCCGGATATGCCGCACGATGCGCGCCCGATCGAGCTCCTGGTTGCGCAACGTCGCGATCTTGACCACCGCGTCGACGTCGTAGGGGGCGCTGAAGATCGCCGACTCCACCGATTCCAGGATGGGTTCGCCCGCAGTTCTCGCATCCAGAGCGCTGCGAAACCATTCCAGACCGAGGTCGTAGTCCAGAAAGAGCAGATCATGTTTGGACTCGAAATGGCGATAGAAGGTTCGCAGCGAGACACCGGCATCCGCCGCAATCTGCTCGACGGAAGTGTCCTCTACGCCCTGCCCAAGAAAGCGCACTATCGCCGCCTGCCGAAGCGCCGCGCGCGTCCGCTCACTGCGCACAGTCTGGGCAGGTCTGACCATCCTGGAAAGGTACCCCACCGGCAGCCGGAGACAAGTTATGTCACTATTGACAAAATTTGCGCACGCTGCCAGGCTCCCGACATGGTGTCGCTCGTCGTCCACGCGATCCTCGGAATCACCGTCATCGCGCTCATCGTCGCCTCGAATCGGCCGATATTCGCCCGGACCGCAACGGGTCCCGCGTTATCGCTGCTCGAAATCGTGTACTACGTCGTTGGTATCGCCTCGATCGCACTGGGCTGGTACTTCAACATCCGGTACGTCGCCGAGTACCACGTGTCCAACCCGCTCACCGGCTGGATCGACTACATCAAGCTGATGTTCGTCAATCCCGCGGCGGGCTCGGCCAGCCAGGACTACACGATCGGCAATGTCATTCTGCTGCCGCTGATGACGATCATCGACGGGTACCGCCGCGGCATCCGGCGCCCGTGGCTCTACTTCGTATCGAGCCTCTTCACGAGTTTTGCGTTCGCGTGGGCCTTCTACCTGGTCACCGTCGAACGCCAGCGCAGACATCAACCAGCCACGGTCCTCGAATCCGTGTGAGCTACATGCCTTTTGCGCGACGCCCCAGTTCACGGGTGATCTCGCGGGTGGCGTCCCGCTTGGCCAGGTCCTGACGCTTGTCGTGCGCCTGCTTGCCACGGGCCAAGGCCAATTCGACCTTGACCTTGCCGTCCAGGAAATACAGCGACAACGGCACCAGCGTCAGGTTGCCATCGCGGATCTTTCCGACCAGCTGATCAATCTGTGCTCTGTGCAGCAACAGCTTCCGGTTCCGCAGCGGCGCATGGTTGGTCCAGGTGCCGTGGTCGTACTGCGGGATATGTAACGCGCGCAGCCAGACCTCGCCGTCATCGACGGTAGCGAAGGCGTCCACCAACGAGGCCTTGCCCTCGCGCAGGCTCTTGACCTCTGTGCCCACCAGCTGCACCCCGGCCTCGTACACATCGAGAATCGAATAGTTGTGCCGCGCCTTGCGATTGGACGCGATGATCTGGCGCCCGTCGGTCGGTTTCTTACTCATCGCCAGGACCTATCTACGCACGTACAGACGCAAAGTCACGTACGCGGTCACCCCGGCCAGCAGAATGCCCAGCGCCGCCATCTGAATCGACGCGAGGAAGACATCGCCGTAGGTGATCGGGGCAATCAGGTTGGCCTGAATGAACTGTTCCAGAGCCCCGTTCAGGATGGTCACCCGCGCCACGATCAGACCGATCACCGCCAGCAATACACCGGCAAGCGCAGCGATCACCGCCTCCAACAGGAACGGCAATTGCGTGTACCAACGGGTGGCACCCACCAACCGCATGATGCCCACTTCGGTGCGCCGCGTGTATGCGGCGACCTGAACCATGTTGGCGATCAACAGAACCGCACCAACGGCCTGGATCAGCGCGATCATGAACGCCGCATCACGCAGGCTGTTCAGGACCGCGAACAAGCGGTCGATCAGATCCTTCTGATTGAGCACGCCCTTCACACCGGGCTTGCCGACGAAAGACTCATCGAAATCTGCGTGTGTCTCCGGTTCCTTGAGCTTGACGATGAAGGAGGCCGGGAACGCATCCTTGCTCACATCCTTCATCAAGTCCCGGAACTGCGGCAGTCGCTTCTCGGCGTCCGCGTACGCGTCCTCACGGTTCACGAAACGCACCGACTTGATGTCGGAACGCTTCTCGATCTCGTCGCGCAGGCTTTTGCAGATATCGCTGCTGCAGTTGGTGTCGCTGGCCGACAGGTCCTCGGTGAGGAAGATCTGCGTCTCCACGCGGTCCAGGTAGATGGCCTTCGAGTTCTTGGCAAGCGATATCACCAGCAGACCACCACCGAACAACCCGATCGCGATGGCGGTCGTGATGATCATCGCCACGGTCATCGTCACATTGCGGCGCAGGCCGGTGAGTACCTCGTTGAACAGGAATCCAAAACGCATGTTCTATTCCACTTACCTATCTACCCCGTAGACACCGCGCTGCTCGTCGCGGATCAGCTTGCCCAGTTCCAGCTCGATCACGCGCTGGCGCATCGAGTCGACGATGTGATGGTCGTGGGTCGCCATCAGCACGGTAGTGCCGGTGCGGTTGATCCGCTCCAGCAGCGCCATGATGTCCTCACTCGTCTCGGGATCCAGGTTCCCGGTCGGCTCGTCGGCCAGCAGCACCAGCGGGCGGTTGACGAACGCGCGCGCGATACCGACGCGCTGCTGCTCGCCACCGGACAGCTCCGAGGGCAGCCTGCTGGCCTTGCCGGTCAGGTTCACCATCTCCAGCACCTCGGGAACGATGCGGTTGATGATGTCCGTCTGCTTGCCGATCACCTCGAGTGCGAAGGCCACATTCTCATACACCGTCTTTTGCTGGAGCAGCCGGAAGTCCTGGAACACACAGCCGATCGTCTGCCGAAGGTGCGGGATCTCGCGGCCGCGCAGCTTGTTGACGTGGAACTTGGAAACCTGGATTTCGCCCTTGGTGGGCAGCTCTTCACCCAGCAGCAGTCGCATGAATGTCGACTTACCCGAACCCGAAGGACCGATGAGGAACACAAACTCGCCCTTGTCGATCTCGAGGCTCACGTTGTCCAACGCGGGCCGAGCCGACGATTTGTAGAGCTTGGTTACCTTGTCGAGGCTGATCACGGCACGCCAGTGTAGCCGGGAAACCCGTGATGACCGTGAGGGCGCACTAGGGCGCCGGGGTCGCGGGAGCCGGAGGCGGCGCACCCGGCAGGGGCGGAAGCTGCGGCGGGACCACCCAGGGAGGCAACCATCCGGGCGGCTGAGGTGCGGTCGTCGTCGGGGGTGTCGGCGGTGTTCCGCTGGGCGTCGACGTCGGGAATGTGGTGACGATGGTGTTCGTCGGCTCCGCCGTCGTGGTCGTGGTGGGCGCAGTCGTGGTCACCGGACGCCTCGTGGTGCTCGGCACAGGCCGCGGCGCGGTCGTGGTGACGCTGGGCGTGGGCACCCAGGTGTATCCGGGAGGCGGCTGCGGCGGCGCGGGCTCCGGCTTGTTGATCTCGTAGAGCCAGCTTGCCGCGACGAACGCAAGAATGAGCACGGCGGTCGAGGTACGGATCCTGACCTTTGCCCTGATCTTGGTTCCCCAGGACAGGAGCTTTTCCCATAAAGGTTCCTGGCGAGGTTCACTCATTTGAGATCCTCGTCCTTCACGATCGGTTGCGGCTTGGTGTCAACACCCTCGTCGCGCCCCTCGTCGCGTTTGTTGTCGCGTTTGAGCTCTCCGGAGCTCGACGACGACATGGTGCGCACCACCGGGCGACTGTCCCCCACCAGCGCGACGCCCGCCTTGGCCAGCGCCGCGATCACCTTGGCGCGCAGCCGCCGTCCCACCTCGAACTGCTTACCGGGCAGCGACCGCGCCACCATACGCACGTTGACCCGGTCCACCTCGATGCTCTCCACACCCATCAGCGACGGGGCGTCGAGCAGTAGCTGAGACAGATCGCGGTCCACCAGCGCCTGCTGACAGACGTCATACAACACATCGTTGACCCGGGCCAGGTCCACGCTCGTCGGCACCGGAATATCGACGACCGCGCGGGCCCAATCCTTGGAAAGGTTGACCGCCTTGACGATCAACCCGTTCGGAATGGTGATGACCTCGCCCTCGCTCGACCGCAACTTGGTAACCCGCAGAGTGACCTCCTCGACAGTCCCCCGGGACTCGGTGGTCTGCCCCTGCACGTACAGC is a window from the Mycobacteroides salmoniphilum genome containing:
- the ftsX gene encoding permease-like cell division protein FtsX; protein product: MRFGFLFNEVLTGLRRNVTMTVAMIITTAIAIGLFGGGLLVISLAKNSKAIYLDRVETQIFLTEDLSASDTNCSSDICKSLRDEIEKRSDIKSVRFVNREDAYADAEKRLPQFRDLMKDVSKDAFPASFIVKLKEPETHADFDESFVGKPGVKGVLNQKDLIDRLFAVLNSLRDAAFMIALIQAVGAVLLIANMVQVAAYTRRTEVGIMRLVGATRWYTQLPFLLEAVIAALAGVLLAVIGLIVARVTILNGALEQFIQANLIAPITYGDVFLASIQMAALGILLAGVTAYVTLRLYVRR
- the ftsE gene encoding cell division ATP-binding protein FtsE; translated protein: MISLDKVTKLYKSSARPALDNVSLEIDKGEFVFLIGPSGSGKSTFMRLLLGEELPTKGEIQVSKFHVNKLRGREIPHLRQTIGCVFQDFRLLQQKTVYENVAFALEVIGKQTDIINRIVPEVLEMVNLTGKASRLPSELSGGEQQRVGIARAFVNRPLVLLADEPTGNLDPETSEDIMALLERINRTGTTVLMATHDHHIVDSMRQRVIELELGKLIRDEQRGVYGVDR
- a CDS encoding mechanosensitive ion channel family protein is translated as MTSAAEFNAASLRLAERWDTLWSSEVGRWLLNNGLQIVIAVLGAMILVRFINWGAHKITRRLDRSFTQSDALVRSEASKHRQALASVVSWIVVVLIVVVTTVHVVGVLGISIGGLAGPAAVLGGALGFGAQRVVQDLLSGFFLITEKQYGFGDLVELYVQGQTTESRGTVEEVTLRVTKLRSSEGEVITIPNGLIVKAVNLSKDWARAVVDIPVPTSVDLARVNDVLYDVCQQALVDRDLSQLLLDAPSLMGVESIEVDRVNVRMVARSLPGKQFEVGRRLRAKVIAALAKAGVALVGDSRPVVRTMSSSSSGELKRDNKRDEGRDEGVDTKPQPIVKDEDLK